CTTAGAGAGTTCCCGGATGGCATTGCCATGCACTTCGCCTTTACGAAGGACGTCGTATTCCGCACGGTAGGGAACAAGATCACTGGCAAATAAGGAAGAGGAGAAAACAGCGCTTAAACCTAATAGTAAAGCGCTGTATGTTTTATTCTTCTGGGTAGTTTGCGCCTTGAGCTGGAAGGGGTTGATTGTCAAAAACGGCATAGTCTGCTTCCATCGTTAGTCTGTGTTCGCTGAACCACTTGACCACCAAAGGATAGATTATATGTTCTTGTTCATGAACCCGCTGTGACAGCGTGTGCGCAGTATCATCAGCCAGAATAGGTACCCTGGCTTGTACGATGACCGGTCCACCATCTAGTTCTTCTGTCACAAAGTGAACACTGGCGCCATGAAACGTTTCTTTTGCATCAATCGCTCTTTGATGGGTATTCAGCCCTTGGTACTTAGGCAACAAAGAAGGATGAATGTTCAACATTTTTCCTTTAAATTTTTGCACTAAGTCAGCAGTTAGAATACGCATAAATCCAGCTAATACAACTAAATCTGGATTATATGAGTCAATTAATTGTGCTAAACGTTGGTCATAGGCTTCGCGGCTGTCAAAGTCTTTATGACTTAACACTTGCGTGTCGATGTCCGCTTGCTGGGCGCGTTGCAGCCCGTATGCGTTCGCTTTATTACTGATGACGGCACAGATCTCGCCATTGATTTCGTTGCGCTGACAACTGTCCATAATGGCCTGTAAATTAGAGCCACTGCCTGAGATCAGCACAACAATACGAATTGGAGATCGCTCGGGTGCCATTACTCGGCACCACCCAGAATTTCTACCTGTTCTTCGCCTGCGGTTGCAGCTTGAATTTCACCAATGTGCCAGGCGTTTTCGCCCTGCGCTTTGAGGATATCCAGGCTTTGTGTAAGTTTATCAGCAGGCACAACCAGGATCATACCAACACCACAGTTAAAGGTGCGGTACATTTCATGGGTGCTGATGTTGCCGTTTTCCTGTAGCCAGTTAAATACTGCAGGCCATTCCCAGCTGTCGCCTTTAACAACGGCTTTGGCTGATTCTGGCAATACGCGCGGGATGTTTTCCCAGAAACCACCACCTGTGATGTGCGACAGGGCATGTACGTCTACTTCTTTCAGTAGTTCCAGAATCGGTTTTACGTAAATGCGGGTTGGCTCAAGCAGGTGCTCGGCCAGCGGTTTACCTGCGAATTCTTCGCTGGTATCAGCGCCAGACACTTCCAGTACTTTGCGGATCAGTGAGTAGCCGTTTGAGTGTGGACCGCTTGAAGCCAGGGCGATAAGTTGGTCACCTTCGGCAACTTTAGTGCCATCAATGATTTTAGACTTTTCAACCACACCGGTACAGAAACCGGCCATGTCGTAGTCTTCGCCTTCGTACATGCCTGGCATTTCAGCGGTTTCACCGCCGATCAGGGCACAGCCTGCCAGCTCACAACCAGCACCAATGCCCGTTACTACGTCGGCAGCGGTATCTACATCCAGTTTACCTGTTGCGTAATAGTCAAGGAAAAATAGGGGTTCAGCACCTTGAACTATTAAGTCGTTTACACACATGGCAACCAGGTCGATACCAACGGTATCATGTTTTTTCAAATCGATGGCCAGACGCAGCTTAGTGCCCACGCCATCTGTGCCAGCAACTAAGACAGGCTCTTTATATCCGGTTGGTAGCTCGCATAATGCGCCAAAGCCGCCAATACCGCCCATCACTTCAGGGCGACGCGTCTTTTTAACTACCCCTTTAATGCGCTCAACCAATGCATTGCCCGCATCGATATCAACGCCTGCGTCTTTATAGCTCAGAGACTGTTTTTGTTCGCTCACAGGTTTTCCTCAAAAATAACAGAATGGATTTGCTTAGAAACGCGCGTATTTTACATCAAATGCGCCAGTGCGGCTAGTCGATTTGGCTTGCATACACGCAGATATCGAACGCAACAAAAGGGCACTAAAGTCGGGCACAGCGCTCAGCTGTACCCGCTATGCGCAACGCAAGATGGGCATTTCTTCACTATACTGAGCACATTCTGGTGCGTCTGAATGTGATCTCTGTGGAAAGCCTGAGTCTGAGCTTGATTGTGATTGGTTTATTGTTGCTGTTACTGGCATTAAGACCTGCATTGCAGATCTGCCGGATAGCACAAAACCGGGGCTGGCAGGTGTTAATGGCGCTGATAGTCTTCTTTATCTGTGGCTATCTGGCTTTTGCCTATCAGGTTTACCGCACTGCAAACAGCTCGCCTTTGGTGCTGGGGCTTTCGGTCATACTCATGCTGGGGGCCGTGTTTGTGATTGTGGTTGTTACGCTAAGCCGCTCCAGCTTGCAGCTGCTTAAAGATGTGGCGCAAAGCGAACGTCATCAGGCGCGCCACGACTCACTCACTCAGCTCGAGAATCGCCAGCAGTGCATCCATCATATTGAACAGCGCATTTCACGGGACAGGGCATTTAGCGTCTTGCTCATGGATATCAATAATTTTAAACAGATCAATGATGCACTTGGCCATTTCTTTGGCGACAAGGTACTGATTGCCTTTGCGAAGCGTATGCGCTCGTTCATTGCAAGTGACAGCCGGGTGTTTAGGATGGGCGGCGATGAGTTTGTGATTGTGACCGATGCAGCCAGCGAAACCAGCCTGTTTGCGCTCAACAATGGCTTGCTTAAAGCGTTTAATGGTGGATTGATGATAGAAGATGTCCATGTTGACGTATATTACAGCGCGGGCGCACGCGTCTTTTGTTCCGAGCAAAAACCCTCTGTGACTGAATTGCTCAAACACGCCGACATAGCCATGTATGCAGCTAAGCACAGCCGACAGAGCCTGGTGATATTTGATCAGGCCTTGCATGACGGTGTAGAAGCGGAATTTGAGCTGTTTTCTGCGCTAAAAAAGGCGCTCAATGCCAATCAGCTCAGTGTGTTTTATCAGCCGCTGGTATGTGGTCATAATAACGAAGTACATGGTATGGAGGCCTTGTTGCGCTGGCGTGATGCATCAGGCACTTTTATCAGCCCGATGACCTTTATTCCCATTGCAGAAAAAAATAACTATATCAAACAGATCAGCGCCTTTGTAATTGAGCAGGTATTTGCACAGCTGGGCGATTTTTTGGCTATTGAGCCTGCTGTGACGGTACATATTAACTTGTCGAGCCAGGATTTTCAGGGTCGCTATTTGATTAATCAACTGGTTGAGTTACAAACAAAATATGATATTCAGCCTAGTCGGATTGTGTTTGAGCTAACCGAGAGCATGGTGATGCTTGATGTTGAGCAGGCCAAATATATGATAGGTGTTTTAATTGATATGGGGTTTGCGGTTAGCATTGATGACTTTGGCACCGGGTTTTCGTCTTTTTCAATGCTCAGGGAGCTGCCCATTTCGCAGATTAAAATTGACCGCTCATTCATCAGCGCTTGCCTGGATAGCGACAAAGATCAGGCAATCGTCGAGACGACAATATATTTGGCTAACCGGCTGGGTTGCTCGGTGGTAGCAGAAGGGGTGGAGGACAGTAAAACGGCTGCTTATCTCAATGCTAAGGGATGTCATTATTTGCAGGGCTATTACATTAGTGAAGCGCTGGAGCGAGACAGTGCCAAACACTGGCTGCACTCTCACCGTATGGTCAAAAAGGTACTTAAACGTTAGTGCAAACGGCTTCGTTCATTACAAATCGTAGCAATGCCGCAGTACAAAGCTGACCTGTTGCTGAACCTGTATTATTTTCATACATTTTTCACACATTCGTGCCGACTTTGGCACTACATTAGGGGGTACACACCTGCAACTTTGAGCGCTTTGCCAGAGCAGGACCTGGATGTCAACTAAGTAAACTATCAAGGAGCGAACGTGAACAA
The Pseudoalteromonas viridis DNA segment above includes these coding regions:
- the purN gene encoding phosphoribosylglycinamide formyltransferase, with protein sequence MAPERSPIRIVVLISGSGSNLQAIMDSCQRNEINGEICAVISNKANAYGLQRAQQADIDTQVLSHKDFDSREAYDQRLAQLIDSYNPDLVVLAGFMRILTADLVQKFKGKMLNIHPSLLPKYQGLNTHQRAIDAKETFHGASVHFVTEELDGGPVIVQARVPILADDTAHTLSQRVHEQEHIIYPLVVKWFSEHRLTMEADYAVFDNQPLPAQGANYPEE
- the purM gene encoding phosphoribosylformylglycinamidine cyclo-ligase, with amino-acid sequence MSEQKQSLSYKDAGVDIDAGNALVERIKGVVKKTRRPEVMGGIGGFGALCELPTGYKEPVLVAGTDGVGTKLRLAIDLKKHDTVGIDLVAMCVNDLIVQGAEPLFFLDYYATGKLDVDTAADVVTGIGAGCELAGCALIGGETAEMPGMYEGEDYDMAGFCTGVVEKSKIIDGTKVAEGDQLIALASSGPHSNGYSLIRKVLEVSGADTSEEFAGKPLAEHLLEPTRIYVKPILELLKEVDVHALSHITGGGFWENIPRVLPESAKAVVKGDSWEWPAVFNWLQENGNISTHEMYRTFNCGVGMILVVPADKLTQSLDILKAQGENAWHIGEIQAATAGEEQVEILGGAE
- a CDS encoding putative bifunctional diguanylate cyclase/phosphodiesterase yields the protein MRNARWAFLHYTEHILVRLNVISVESLSLSLIVIGLLLLLLALRPALQICRIAQNRGWQVLMALIVFFICGYLAFAYQVYRTANSSPLVLGLSVILMLGAVFVIVVVTLSRSSLQLLKDVAQSERHQARHDSLTQLENRQQCIHHIEQRISRDRAFSVLLMDINNFKQINDALGHFFGDKVLIAFAKRMRSFIASDSRVFRMGGDEFVIVTDAASETSLFALNNGLLKAFNGGLMIEDVHVDVYYSAGARVFCSEQKPSVTELLKHADIAMYAAKHSRQSLVIFDQALHDGVEAEFELFSALKKALNANQLSVFYQPLVCGHNNEVHGMEALLRWRDASGTFISPMTFIPIAEKNNYIKQISAFVIEQVFAQLGDFLAIEPAVTVHINLSSQDFQGRYLINQLVELQTKYDIQPSRIVFELTESMVMLDVEQAKYMIGVLIDMGFAVSIDDFGTGFSSFSMLRELPISQIKIDRSFISACLDSDKDQAIVETTIYLANRLGCSVVAEGVEDSKTAAYLNAKGCHYLQGYYISEALERDSAKHWLHSHRMVKKVLKR